Proteins from one Corallococcus exiguus genomic window:
- a CDS encoding alpha/beta fold hydrolase, translating into MPYGQWALWGLTAAAVLLLVNVVWVLLVRRWYRLKGPLPEMLRVQCADGWELTVHARRAPVRRFAEPVLLCHGLAANRFTFDFEPPYSVAHYLTEAGFDCFSVEWRGTGHSQRPPRGRRPTDFTVDDHINHDGPALLELALKETGAKQAFWLGHSLGGLVGYGVAQGPDGGKLAGLLELGAPVYLKSEPFLRTLISLGVRAAWPGSIRQSWVSASMAPFLGYLALPLSDIVVNPRHVPPRVLRQLSVNMMAAMSRKVLLQFQDWISHDAFRSYDRKTDWRAGIAKLQLPVLVMGGSADRLATSANVEAQYALLTSPDRALHVFGRDRGDKMDYGHGDLIFGTGAPMEVYPVIRAWIEQRATPLPPTSAPAQG; encoded by the coding sequence ATGCCGTACGGGCAGTGGGCCCTGTGGGGATTGACCGCGGCGGCCGTCCTGCTGCTGGTGAATGTGGTGTGGGTCCTGCTCGTCAGGCGGTGGTACCGCCTCAAGGGGCCCCTTCCCGAGATGCTGCGCGTGCAGTGCGCGGATGGGTGGGAGTTGACCGTGCACGCCCGGCGGGCCCCGGTGCGCCGCTTCGCCGAGCCCGTCCTGCTGTGCCACGGGCTGGCGGCCAACCGCTTCACCTTCGACTTCGAGCCGCCCTACTCCGTGGCCCACTACCTCACCGAGGCAGGCTTCGACTGCTTCAGCGTGGAGTGGCGCGGCACCGGGCACTCGCAACGTCCGCCCAGGGGCCGGCGGCCCACGGACTTCACCGTGGACGACCACATCAACCACGACGGGCCGGCCCTGCTGGAGCTGGCACTGAAGGAGACCGGCGCGAAGCAGGCCTTCTGGCTGGGTCACTCGCTGGGCGGCCTGGTGGGGTACGGCGTGGCGCAGGGGCCTGATGGCGGGAAGCTGGCGGGTCTGCTCGAGTTGGGCGCGCCGGTGTATCTCAAGTCGGAGCCGTTCCTGCGGACGCTCATCTCGCTGGGCGTGCGCGCGGCGTGGCCCGGGAGCATCCGTCAGTCGTGGGTGAGCGCCAGCATGGCGCCCTTCCTGGGCTACCTCGCGCTGCCCCTGTCGGACATCGTCGTGAACCCTCGACATGTTCCGCCGCGCGTCCTGCGGCAGCTGTCCGTCAACATGATGGCGGCGATGAGCCGCAAGGTGCTGCTGCAGTTCCAGGACTGGATCTCCCACGACGCGTTCCGGTCCTACGACCGCAAGACGGATTGGCGCGCGGGCATCGCGAAGCTCCAGTTGCCCGTGCTGGTGATGGGCGGCAGCGCGGACCGCCTGGCCACCTCGGCCAACGTGGAGGCGCAGTACGCGCTGCTCACGTCACCGGATCGCGCGCTGCATGTCTTTGGCCGGGACCGCGGGGACAAGATGGACTACGGCCACGGCGACCTCATCTTCGGCACCGGCGCGCCCATGGAGGTCTACCCCGTCATTCGTGCGTGGATCGAACAGCGCGCCACGCCCCTGCCCCCCACGTCCGCTCCCGCTCAGGGCTGA